In Paludibaculum fermentans, the genomic stretch ACGCTGTATAGCGTCGTGGCTGCCCTTTTGATGTAAAGGGCGGATTGCAGAGTCTGGGCTAAGATGGCAATTGAGCCTATGCCCTTCCCCATTCAACGTCCCCGCCGGCTTCGATCGTCTGAGTCCATGCGCCGCCTGGTGCGCGAGACCATTCTGGAGCCAGCCGACTTCATCCTGCCTTTGTTCGCCGTGGAAGGCGAGGGCATCCGCAAAGAGATCAGCTCGATGCCGGGCAACTACCAGTTATCGATAGAGGAGATCGTCAAGGAGTGCGAGGAATGCGCAGCCCTCGGGATCGGCGGAGTGATCCTGTTCGGGATTCCGGACCACAAGGACGAGGAAGCCTCCGGGGCGTATGACGATGAGGGCATCGTGCAGCGAACGGTGCGGGCGATCAAGCGGTCGGTGCCGAACCTGCTGGTGGTGACCGACGTCTGCAACTGCGAGTACACGAGCCACGGGCACTGCGGGAAGATCGTCGACGGCGATGTGGATAACGATATCTCGTTAGGCTGGCTGGCGGCGGCAGCGGTCTCCCACGCGCGCGCCGGAGCGGACATCGTGGCGCCGTCCGACATGATGGATGGACGGGTGGGCGCGATCCGCGCTGGTTTGGACCAGGCCGGTTTTCCGAAAGTGCCGATTTTG encodes the following:
- the hemB gene encoding porphobilinogen synthase; this translates as MPFPIQRPRRLRSSESMRRLVRETILEPADFILPLFAVEGEGIRKEISSMPGNYQLSIEEIVKECEECAALGIGGVILFGIPDHKDEEASGAYDDEGIVQRTVRAIKRSVPNLLVVTDVCNCEYTSHGHCGKIVDGDVDNDISLGWLAAAAVSHARAGADIVAPSDMMDGRVGAIRAGLDQAGFPKVPILSYAAKYASVFYGPFREAAESAPQFGDRRSYQMDPPNALEAMREIALDLEEGADMIMVKPAMPYLDIIRMAKDRFDVPLAAYQVSGEFSMIMAAARNGWIDEQRAMMESLVGIRRAGADFILTYFAKPAARLLG